A region of the Polynucleobacter sp. MWH-Braz-FAM2G genome:
CATGCACTTCTATATAAGTACTTGAATTATAAGGGGTGTAGAGTAGTTCTTCATATAGAACTCCGCTACACCCCGCTTTGTACGCTTATAAGTGCTCTAAGTGCTTCTTATTTAAGGAACTCCTGGGCTGCAACCACCCCACTAGCCTTAGGTTTGTAGCCAATAGAACCCAAGCTCATTTCAACCCCGCTCAGAGCAGCCATCAGACTAAGTTCATTGCAATCGCCCAGATGACCGATGCGGAACGCCTTGCCTTTGATCTTACCTAGACCGGTGCCTAATGAAAGGTTGAATTTCTCAAGAGCATGTTTACGCAGCACATCAGCATCCATCCCCTCTGGCGTAGCAATACATGTCAGCACAGGAGAGTAAGAATTAGAGTCTTGACATTGAATCTCGAGACCCCATGCATTGACTGCTGCACGACAAGCGGCCGCCAAGCGTTGGTGACGAGCAAAAATCGTATCCAAACCTTCAGCCATCATCATGTCCATTGCCTCATGTAAGCCATACATCAAATTGGTACTTGGAGTAGTTGGCCAGTAACCATTTTTATTTGATTCCAAAATCTCATCCCAAGCCCAATAAGACTTTGAAAATGTATTGCGCTTGCTAGCCTCTATTGCTCTAGGTGATAAGGCATTAAAACCAATACCTGGTGGCAGCATCAAACCCTTTTGCGATCCAGAAATAGTGACATCCGCACCCCACTTATCGTGCTCATAATCCGCTGAGCCCAAACCAGATACGCTATCTACAAGCAATAGCGCTGGATGTTTTAAGGAATCAATCGCCTTGCGCACAGCTGCGATGTTCGAAGTAACGCCCGTTGAGGTTTCGTTATGCACCACACACACGGCTTTGATTTCATGACCCGTGTCTTTGCGTAAACGCTCTTCAATGACTGAAGCATCAACACCCCAACGCCAAGTATCTTGTCCAGACTTACCAACAACCTCAACATCGAGGCCAAGACGTTTTGCCAGCGCACGCCATAAGTTAGCGAATTGACCTGTCTCATAAAACAGCACCTTGTCACCAGGATTCAGAACGTTAACCAAAGCACCTTCCCATGCACCAGTTCCAGATGCGGAATAAATGATGACAGGCTGCTCAGTCTTAAAAATCTTTTTTATACCCTCTAAGACCTTCAGACCAAAAGCACCAAACTCTGGACCGCGATGATCGATCGTTTGATAACTGATGGAACGCAATACGCGTGGGGGAACAGGGCTTGGACCAGGAATATGTAAAAAATGGCGTCCTGATGCGTGGTTATCAAGTTTCAACATGCTTTGTCTCACTTATGGTGTGTTTATAGGTTGATTCAGGTGCTAGTGTATGACAATTTTTGGTAAATTTCCATTTTGTATACAAATTATTTATTCTAAGTCTTAAAATAAAGCCTTATTTATGGCATTAATTGCTGTATTAATACGATTTAATAGGTTATTCTTATTTTTGTATACAAATTTGTTGGACAAGGGATGAATGCATGGCGACCATAGAACAAAGCAATTCACACAATTTGCATGAAGCCATTTTTGAGAAATTGAGAACCCTTTTGGTTGAAGGCAAGATAGCCCCGGGTAGCAAACTGAATGAACGTGAACTTGCTGAGAGCCTCCATGTTTCTCGCACCCCAATTCGAGAGGCTATTCGTCGCTTAGCTGCCGAGGGCCTAGTAGAACTGATTGCCAATCGTGGCGCTATTGCCGTGCAACTTAGCCTGGAAGATGTGATGCATACCTTTGATGTCATCGCAGATCTAGAAGGTTTCTCTGGTGAGCTTGCCGCTAAAAATATTAGCGATGCCACCCTCTCTGAATTAGAAGCACTCCAATATGAAATGATGGCCTCCTATGCCCGTCGCGATCTATCTAGTTACTACAAACTCAATCTACGCATCCATCACCTCATTAATCAAGCCGCAAATAACCCTGTTCTCTCAAAACTCTTTAGTCAGGTGAATGCCCGCATTGAAGCATTGCGTTTTCGTTCTAACCAAGATGGCGTCAAATGGGAAAAGGCTGTAGAGGAACATCAGGAGATGCTAGATGCCCTCAAAGCACGTGACAGTTCTCGCATGCGCCAAATCATGATCCAGCACGTTAAAAATAAAAGGGATGTTGTAGCCCAATTACTCAATGCGGAAATCAACCGCGAGACTGCAAAACATGAATAAACCTCTTGAGCTCAAAGAACTCATGCATGACCAAGCTTCTCTAGCAAAGCGTCTTCAGCAAGAAACCTCTGGCGAAGTAATGACCGATAGCGCTAGTCGTGGACGCTATGCAACCGATGCTTCAATCTATCAAGCCATGCCCGTAGCAGTTTTTGTTCCAAAGACTGCCCAAGATATTGCCACTGCCATTCAGATTGCTGCTGATCTAGGTGTACCAGTTCTTCCGCGTGGAGGCGGCACGAGTCAGTGCGGTCAAACTACCGGTGCAGCCCTGGTCATTGATAACACCAAATACTTTAGAAACATATTGGATTTGAATCTAAATCAAGGCTATGTTGAGGTGGAGCCGGGTCTTGTTCTTGATCACCTGAATGGCTCACTGAAGCAACATGGTCTGTGGTTCCCAGTTGATGTATCTACCGCGGCACAAGCGACCATTGGCGGCATGGCCGGCAATAACTCTTGCGGCAGTCGTTCAATTGCCTACGGAAATATGGTGCATAACGTATTGGGAATCGATGCTTGGTTAGCTAATGGTCAGATAGCGCAATTTGGCAATTATGCGAATAGCTCGGGAGCCGCTAAACAATTAGGCGATTTTGTCAGACAGCTAGCAACTACCCTTCAACCAGAAATCGAAGCAAACTTTCCAAAGGTACTTCGCAGGGTCGCTGGTTATAACCTAGATATCTTTCACCCCCAAAGTGAACTTCCTTACACGCAAGATGGCAGCGTTAACCTGGCTCACTTATTGGTAGGCAGCGAGGGTACGCTGGGATACTTTAAGTCGCTCAAACTCAAACTTGCCCCTCTACCCCAACACAAAGTTCTGGGAATCGTGAACTTTGCGAGTTTTTATAAGGCCATGGATAGTGCTCAACATATCGTGAAGTTGAGTCCTACTGCTGTGGAATTAGTTGATCGCACCATGATTGATTTAGCGCGGAGCAATCCAAGCTTCAAGAAAACAATTGAAACCGCTTTAATTGATCACACCGCGCAAACTCCAGAAGCGATTTTGCTAGTAGAGTTTTCAGGCGAAGCACATGCCCCGCTTTTAGAGAAACTCAAGGCTTTGCAGGAGCTCATGAGTGACCTTGGCTTACCAGGCTCAGTGGTAACCATGCCAGATAACGCTCTTCAAAAGAATTTGTGGGAAGTGCGCAAAGCGGGTCTTAATATCATGATGAGCCTTAAAGGGGATGGCAAGCCAGTAAGCTTTATTGAAGACTGTGCCGTGCCTTTAGAAAGTCTCGCAGATTACACGCAGGCACTAACTGATGTGTTCTCCAAATATGGATCGCGCGGCACTTGGTATGCCCATGCCTCAGTTGGGACGCTGCATGTACGCCCCATTCTGGACATGCGCAGAGACGGCGCCCAGAAAATGCGTGCGGTTGCTGAAGAGGCATCTGCATTGGTTCGCAAATATAAAGGTGCATATAGTGGGGAACATGGTGATGGTCTTTGTAGAGGTGAATGGATTTCTTGGCAATTTGGACCCAAGATTACAGAAGCGCTAGCTGAAATCAAATACGCCTTTGATCCTAAAGGATTGTTTAATCCAGGCAAGATCATTGATCCACCGAAGATGGATGATGTAAGTAACTTTCGATTTCCACCAAGCTATAAAGTGATTCCACTGCAACCAGCTTTGGATTGGTCTGCTTGGAATGTGCAAAATAATCCCATCACAGAAGAAACCACAGCACCTGGCACAGGAGGTGACCCAGCCATGGGCTTGGCTAAAGCAGTTGAGATGTGCAATAACAATGGCCACTGTCGAAAGTTTGATGCAGAGGTCATGTGTCCAAGCTATCGAGTTACTCGCGATGAAAAACATCTCACACGAGGAAGGGCTAATACCCTGCGCCTGGCTTTATCCAATCAACTAGATCTAAAGAGCAGCACAACACCAGATTCTTCCCCATTGGCAAGTGATGCCATTAAAGAAGTGATGGAGCTATGTGTTAGCTGTAAAGCCTGCCGCCGCGAGTGCCCTACTGGGGTTGATATGGCTAAGATGAAAATTGAATTTTTATCTGCCTATAAGAAACGGGTTGGGCATTCTTTGCGAGACTTAGCAGTTGCGTATTTGCCAAAATACGCATCTCTCATTAGCGATATCCCCCTACTTACAGCCTTATTGAATTTGCGCAATCACTTAAAGCCAATTGCAAAACTTCAAGAGTGGGTAATGGGCATTTCTGCGCAAAGAAGTTTGCCAACATGGAAAGCAAATACTTTCTGGAAACAAAATTTATCCAAGACCCACCAATACACTCCAGAGCAATTGGCAAGCAATGCTGATGGCAAAGGAGTTGTTCTGCTAGCAGATACCTTTAATGCCTATTTTGAAGATGAGAATCTAAAGGCCGCATTAAAGGTTCTGGGCGCTGCCGGCTATCGCGTGCACATTCCACAAAAGAGTGCTAATAAACAAGCCCAACAAGAAAATAAAGTGGGCGGCTCTTGCTCTAAAGAGTTTTGCTGTGGCAGAACCTATTTGTCTGCTGGTATGGTGGATAAAGCCAAAGCAACACTCGGCGAATTACTTGATCACTTAGCACCATACGCTGCAAAAAATATCCCCATCATTGGTTTAGAACCCTCCTGCTTATTTACCCTAAAGGATGAAGCTTTGGTTATGGGATTTGGTGAGCGGGCTATCG
Encoded here:
- a CDS encoding FAD-binding and (Fe-S)-binding domain-containing protein, whose translation is MNKPLELKELMHDQASLAKRLQQETSGEVMTDSASRGRYATDASIYQAMPVAVFVPKTAQDIATAIQIAADLGVPVLPRGGGTSQCGQTTGAALVIDNTKYFRNILDLNLNQGYVEVEPGLVLDHLNGSLKQHGLWFPVDVSTAAQATIGGMAGNNSCGSRSIAYGNMVHNVLGIDAWLANGQIAQFGNYANSSGAAKQLGDFVRQLATTLQPEIEANFPKVLRRVAGYNLDIFHPQSELPYTQDGSVNLAHLLVGSEGTLGYFKSLKLKLAPLPQHKVLGIVNFASFYKAMDSAQHIVKLSPTAVELVDRTMIDLARSNPSFKKTIETALIDHTAQTPEAILLVEFSGEAHAPLLEKLKALQELMSDLGLPGSVVTMPDNALQKNLWEVRKAGLNIMMSLKGDGKPVSFIEDCAVPLESLADYTQALTDVFSKYGSRGTWYAHASVGTLHVRPILDMRRDGAQKMRAVAEEASALVRKYKGAYSGEHGDGLCRGEWISWQFGPKITEALAEIKYAFDPKGLFNPGKIIDPPKMDDVSNFRFPPSYKVIPLQPALDWSAWNVQNNPITEETTAPGTGGDPAMGLAKAVEMCNNNGHCRKFDAEVMCPSYRVTRDEKHLTRGRANTLRLALSNQLDLKSSTTPDSSPLASDAIKEVMELCVSCKACRRECPTGVDMAKMKIEFLSAYKKRVGHSLRDLAVAYLPKYASLISDIPLLTALLNLRNHLKPIAKLQEWVMGISAQRSLPTWKANTFWKQNLSKTHQYTPEQLASNADGKGVVLLADTFNAYFEDENLKAALKVLGAAGYRVHIPQKSANKQAQQENKVGGSCSKEFCCGRTYLSAGMVDKAKATLGELLDHLAPYAAKNIPIIGLEPSCLFTLKDEALVMGFGERAIDVSKQAQLLEEFLASEIKAGNLNLKLNSAKKPILFHGHCHQKSFAAVTPAMELLRLIPNAEPKLIESSCCGMAGSFGYEAEHIEVSKQMAEASLLPSIRKTPDAWVVADGTSCRHQIADGTQREAVHIAKILAAHLQ
- a CDS encoding GntR family transcriptional regulator, with translation MATIEQSNSHNLHEAIFEKLRTLLVEGKIAPGSKLNERELAESLHVSRTPIREAIRRLAAEGLVELIANRGAIAVQLSLEDVMHTFDVIADLEGFSGELAAKNISDATLSELEALQYEMMASYARRDLSSYYKLNLRIHHLINQAANNPVLSKLFSQVNARIEALRFRSNQDGVKWEKAVEEHQEMLDALKARDSSRMRQIMIQHVKNKRDVVAQLLNAEINRETAKHE
- a CDS encoding alanine--glyoxylate aminotransferase family protein, which encodes MLKLDNHASGRHFLHIPGPSPVPPRVLRSISYQTIDHRGPEFGAFGLKVLEGIKKIFKTEQPVIIYSASGTGAWEGALVNVLNPGDKVLFYETGQFANLWRALAKRLGLDVEVVGKSGQDTWRWGVDASVIEERLRKDTGHEIKAVCVVHNETSTGVTSNIAAVRKAIDSLKHPALLLVDSVSGLGSADYEHDKWGADVTISGSQKGLMLPPGIGFNALSPRAIEASKRNTFSKSYWAWDEILESNKNGYWPTTPSTNLMYGLHEAMDMMMAEGLDTIFARHQRLAAACRAAVNAWGLEIQCQDSNSYSPVLTCIATPEGMDADVLRKHALEKFNLSLGTGLGKIKGKAFRIGHLGDCNELSLMAALSGVEMSLGSIGYKPKASGVVAAQEFLK